In the genome of Pirellulales bacterium, the window TACCGACGAGTGATGTCATTTGCATCACCGCCGGGCTGCGTCGCAAGCCGGATGAAAGCCGGCTCGATTTGATCAATCGCAACGTCGATTTGTTTCTCAGCATTTTGAGCGAAGTCTCCAAGGCCGGCTATAAAAAAGATGCCGTCGTCGTCGTCGTTTCCAACCCGGTCGACGTGCTCACGTATTTGGCCATCAAACGGCTCGACTTGCC includes:
- a CDS encoding lactate dehydrogenase, which gives rise to MKVSIIGGGGLVGSCTAFALQTGRVVREITLIDANAELAGGQALDLLHGSAFTADQIITSGGYEHIPTSDVICITAGLRRKPDESRLDLINRNVDLFLSILSEVSKAGYKKDAVVVVVSNPVDVLTYLAIKRLDLP